In the Cytophagia bacterium CHB2 genome, one interval contains:
- the cadA gene encoding cadmium-translocating P-type ATPase, producing the protein MTSISSASSKSQPGTWRKRNALLQETNFKKSKSQRFKPMDKNKNTLTHEEITVAGVHCAGCARTIESAVTQMPGVDTVAVNFANGKVKVSYDENRQNLARIKERIESAGFQVKHEHRRAEHEAKAPFWRTPEVVAVAISGVLLGIGLLVNFLVRDSYFYVLDFKFHISAPILLLALFSGAWHFAPKGLRAVRTMALDINFLMTIAIVGAILIEEYVEAASLAFLYSLAELLEGYAVERARRSLKMLTQIAPAQAIIKRNGREHEIDVHEVKVGEIMLARPGERIALDGVVVAGQSSVNQSPITGESIPIDKHLGDEVYAGSINEQGYLEIRITKPAKDTTLSRIIEMVEEAEGQKAPSAKFVDRFARYYTPAVVFVAGLIAIVPPLFFNANFHIWFEKALTLLVISCPCALVISTPVAVISAITSAARNGVLIKGGVHLENMAQVQAIAFDKTGTLTSGKLVVTDVISLNGMTREEVLRLAASLEQRSEHPIAQAIMHAAGETPLHLVAGFKSSAGRGLQGRVNGDEYRIGTAEMFAEENVVFPHAQLQSLQAEGKTTMLLGNRHEIVGIIAVADRLRDNTRNVIDDIHRLGLKTAMLSGDNQGTARAMAQRAGITHLHAGLLPGAKVGEIKKLQAQHGKVAMVGDGINDAPALAIADVGIAMGAAGSDAALETADIALMGDDLSKLPYLITLSRNARTIIKQNVWTALLLKLALGFAVFPGWTTLVIAVLCGDMGASLAVIGNAMRLARFKPSTSRQV; encoded by the coding sequence GGTGTGCACTGCGCCGGTTGCGCGCGCACGATCGAATCGGCGGTCACGCAAATGCCGGGCGTCGATACCGTTGCCGTCAACTTCGCAAACGGCAAGGTCAAAGTCAGCTACGATGAAAACCGGCAAAATCTGGCGCGCATTAAAGAACGCATTGAAAGCGCGGGTTTTCAGGTTAAACATGAACATCGTCGCGCGGAGCACGAGGCCAAGGCCCCGTTTTGGCGAACGCCGGAGGTTGTGGCTGTGGCCATTTCCGGCGTGTTGCTGGGAATCGGATTGCTGGTCAATTTCTTGGTACGCGATTCCTACTTTTATGTTTTGGATTTCAAGTTTCATATTTCCGCGCCGATTCTTCTGCTGGCTTTGTTCTCCGGCGCCTGGCATTTCGCGCCTAAAGGCTTGCGCGCGGTGCGCACCATGGCGCTGGACATCAATTTTCTCATGACCATCGCCATCGTCGGTGCAATTTTGATTGAAGAATATGTCGAGGCGGCCAGTCTGGCGTTTTTGTATTCTCTGGCAGAATTGCTGGAAGGGTACGCGGTTGAACGCGCGCGCCGCTCGCTCAAAATGCTCACGCAAATTGCGCCGGCGCAGGCCATCATCAAGCGCAATGGCCGCGAGCATGAGATTGATGTGCACGAAGTGAAGGTGGGCGAAATCATGCTCGCGCGCCCGGGCGAACGTATTGCGCTGGATGGCGTGGTGGTGGCCGGGCAATCGAGCGTCAATCAATCGCCCATTACCGGCGAGTCGATCCCGATCGACAAACATCTGGGCGATGAGGTTTATGCCGGCAGCATCAACGAACAGGGCTATCTCGAAATTCGCATCACCAAACCTGCGAAAGATACCACGCTGTCACGCATCATTGAAATGGTGGAAGAGGCTGAGGGCCAAAAAGCGCCGAGCGCAAAATTTGTCGATCGCTTCGCGCGTTATTACACGCCCGCGGTGGTGTTCGTCGCCGGTTTGATTGCCATTGTGCCGCCGCTGTTTTTCAATGCGAATTTTCACATTTGGTTTGAGAAAGCGCTTACGCTGCTGGTGATTTCGTGTCCTTGCGCGCTGGTGATCTCAACGCCCGTGGCCGTGATCTCCGCCATCACCAGCGCCGCGCGCAACGGCGTGCTCATCAAAGGCGGCGTGCATTTGGAAAACATGGCACAAGTGCAGGCGATTGCATTCGATAAAACCGGCACACTGACCAGCGGTAAGCTGGTGGTGACTGACGTGATTTCGCTGAACGGCATGACGCGCGAAGAAGTTTTGCGTCTTGCTGCCTCGCTCGAACAACGCAGCGAACATCCCATCGCGCAGGCCATCATGCATGCTGCCGGAGAGACCCCACTGCATTTGGTTGCAGGGTTCAAGAGCTCGGCGGGACGGGGTTTGCAAGGCCGTGTCAATGGCGATGAATATCGCATCGGCACGGCGGAGATGTTTGCCGAAGAAAACGTCGTTTTTCCGCACGCACAGTTGCAGTCCTTGCAAGCAGAGGGAAAGACGACGATGCTCCTTGGCAACCGTCACGAAATTGTGGGCATCATTGCCGTTGCTGATCGGTTGCGCGACAATACGCGCAACGTGATTGATGACATTCACCGGCTTGGCCTGAAGACGGCGATGTTATCGGGAGACAATCAAGGCACGGCGCGGGCGATGGCACAGCGCGCCGGGATTACACATTTGCACGCCGGGCTGCTGCCGGGTGCCAAAGTCGGCGAGATCAAAAAGCTGCAAGCGCAACACGGCAAAGTCGCGATGGTGGGCGATGGCATCAATGACGCGCCGGCGCTGGCGATTGCGGACGTCGGCATTGCCATGGGCGCAGCCGGCAGCGACGCCGCACTCGAAACCGCAGACATTGCTTTGATGGGCGACGATTTGAGCAAACTGCCTTACCTCATCACGCTCAGCCGCAACGCGCGCACCATCATCAAACAAAACGTGTGGACCGCGCTGCTGTTGAAACTCGCGCTGGGCTTCGCTGTGTTTCCCGGCTGGACCACGTTGGTGATTGCCGTTCTCTGCGGAGACATGGGCGCTTCGCTGGCGGTGATCGGCAATGCCATGCGGCTGGCGAGGTTCAAGCCGAGTACATCCCGTCAAGTGTGA